The Phacochoerus africanus isolate WHEZ1 chromosome 15, ROS_Pafr_v1, whole genome shotgun sequence genome has a segment encoding these proteins:
- the CTSB gene encoding cathepsin B isoform X1, with amino-acid sequence MWQLLATLSCLVLLTSARESLHFQPLSDELVNFVNKQNTTWTAGHNFYNVDLSYVKKLCGTFLGGPKLPQRAAFAADMILPKSFDAREQWPNCPTIKEIRDQGSCGSCWAFGAVEAISDRICIRSNGRVNVEVSAEDMLTCCGDECGDGCNGGFPSGAWNFWTKKGLVSGGLYNSHVGCRPYSIPPCEHHVNGSRPQCTGEGDTPKCSKICEPGYTPSYKEDKHFGCSSYSISRNEKEIMAEIYKNGPVEGAFTVYSDFLQYKSGVYQHVTGDLMGGHAIRILGWGVENGTPYWLVGNSWNTDWGDNGFFKILRGQDHCGIESEIVAGIPCTPHF; translated from the exons ATGTGGCAGCTCTTGGCCACCCTCAGCTGCCTGGTGCTGCTGACCAGTGCTCGGGAGAGTCTGCATTTCCAGCCTCTGTCGGATGAGCTGGTCAATTTTGTTAACAAGCAAAACACTACGTGGACG GCCGGACACAATTTCTACAATGTGGACCTGAGCTACGTGAAGAAGCTCTGTGGCACCTTCCTGGGTGGACCCAAGCTGCCCCAGAG AGCTGCGTTTGCTGCAGACATGATCCTGCCCAAAAGCTTCGATGCCCGGGAACAGTGGCCCAACTGCCCGACCATCAAAGAAATCAGAGACCAGGGCTCCTGTGGCTCCTGCTGG GCGTTTGGGGCTGTGGAAGCCATCTCTGACCGGATCTGCATCCGCAGCAACGGGCGTGTCAACGTGGAGGTGTCCGCTGAGGACATGCTCACCTGTTGTGGTGACGAGTGTGGGGATGG CTGTAACGGCGGCTTTCCCTCTGGAGCCTGGAACTTCTGGACAAAGAAGGGCCTGGTGTCCGGGGGCCTCTATAACTCGCATGTGG GTTGCAGGCCCTACTCCATCCCACCTTGCGAACACCACGTGAACGGCTCCCGGCCCCAGTGCACCGGGGAGGGGGACACCCCCAAGTGCAGCAAGATCTGCGAGCCTGGCTACACCCCGTCCTACAAAGAAGACAAGCACTTCG GATGCAGCTCCTACAGCATCTCTAGGAACGAGAAGGAGATCATGGCGGAGATCTACAAAAACGGCCCGGTCGAGGGGGCCTTCACTGTGTACTCGGACTTCCTGCAGTATAAGTCTG GAGTGTACCAGCACGTCACAGGAGACTTGATGGGAGGCCATGCCATCCGCAtcctgggctggggagtggagaaTGGCACCCCCTACTGGCTGGTCGGCAACTCCTGGAACACAGACTGGGGTGACAATG GCTTCTTTAAGATCCTCAGAGGACAGGATCACTGTGGCATCGAGTCAGAGATCGTGGCTGGAATCCCATGTACTCCCCATTTCTAG
- the CTSB gene encoding cathepsin B isoform X2, with protein MPGNSGPTARPSKKSETRAPVAPAGCNGGFPSGAWNFWTKKGLVSGGLYNSHVGCRPYSIPPCEHHVNGSRPQCTGEGDTPKCSKICEPGYTPSYKEDKHFGCSSYSISRNEKEIMAEIYKNGPVEGAFTVYSDFLQYKSGVYQHVTGDLMGGHAIRILGWGVENGTPYWLVGNSWNTDWGDNGFFKILRGQDHCGIESEIVAGIPCTPHF; from the exons ATGCCCGGGAACAGTGGCCCAACTGCCCGACCATCAAAGAAATCAGAGACCAGGGCTCCTGTGGCTCCTGCTGG CTGTAACGGCGGCTTTCCCTCTGGAGCCTGGAACTTCTGGACAAAGAAGGGCCTGGTGTCCGGGGGCCTCTATAACTCGCATGTGG GTTGCAGGCCCTACTCCATCCCACCTTGCGAACACCACGTGAACGGCTCCCGGCCCCAGTGCACCGGGGAGGGGGACACCCCCAAGTGCAGCAAGATCTGCGAGCCTGGCTACACCCCGTCCTACAAAGAAGACAAGCACTTCG GATGCAGCTCCTACAGCATCTCTAGGAACGAGAAGGAGATCATGGCGGAGATCTACAAAAACGGCCCGGTCGAGGGGGCCTTCACTGTGTACTCGGACTTCCTGCAGTATAAGTCTG GAGTGTACCAGCACGTCACAGGAGACTTGATGGGAGGCCATGCCATCCGCAtcctgggctggggagtggagaaTGGCACCCCCTACTGGCTGGTCGGCAACTCCTGGAACACAGACTGGGGTGACAATG GCTTCTTTAAGATCCTCAGAGGACAGGATCACTGTGGCATCGAGTCAGAGATCGTGGCTGGAATCCCATGTACTCCCCATTTCTAG